In bacterium, the genomic stretch AATCCATTTGCCGGACGTAGCTGGGATTCCTAAGTCCATCTCCCTGTTTGAAAAGCTTGCCGGTATCCTGATCAACGTAGAATTTTCCCAGGCTATGTCCTTTCGCGGCGCCCGGATCTCGGAACTGGTAATAAAGACGGCCATCCTTATCGTAACCACGACCGATAATCGTGACGAAATGATCGGTCATCTTGTCCTTATTAATTCCGAGCCGGTCATGGCTCACACCCACCAGAACCGGCTGACCGTTCTCCAATTTCTTATCGATGTAGTCGCGCGCAACTTGTGCTTGAGTGGAATCTGCTTTGAGTCGTCCATTCTTATCTTCGCCATATGCAATTTGAATGGCTTGATCGGGACCATTTAAATCCGATGGTTTGTGATTCGCTTTGTTGAAGTCTTTCAATTGTTTTTCGGCGGCTTCTCTGCAAGCCTTCTGCGCTTTTTCGTCGTCCGTCGGATAGAGATCCATCTGATTCACATGTTTTACGTCCAGGATCACGTGATTCTTGCGCTGTTCTGCCGGCACGACCAGAGCATCGCTCATCTTGAGCTCCGGTTGTCTCCTTGATCTGATTCCCGGATCTCCATACTTCGACTGTAAACGGTTTTGTTCGACCTCATTTTTGAAAGCATCGAACAGTTTTCCTCCTGTAGTTTTCATTACGTTACCGCCGCAGGTTTCGGCATGTGTTTCAAAGGACCTTGGGCTTCCTATTTCATAGCGATCGACAGCTTTATAAAGCTTCTGAAATTCTTCCTTCCCCTTGATTTGTCCATCGGGACCGGCAATCGCTCTCAGCTGGTTTTCAGAAATGCCATTCACTTCCAGACTTTTTTTGAGTCCATCACTCAGATTGTTGACGTCGATGACGCCATGTTTCGCAGAAAGTTCATTGACAAACTGGTTTCGCGTAATCGTTGACATATGTGTTCCCTTCCTCCCATATAGGAATAGCGGGAACTGAGCGGAAAAACTGTCAATTGGTTTTATACAGCTGGGGTGTGCACTTCAGGTTATTATCTAGCGATATATGAACCACATTTCGGCAATCATATTTTCTGTAGTCGTACTGTTGGTGGGAACAGGTTACCAGGCACGCGCGGAAGTCCTGGTGCACGCTGCTGCGAGTCTTGCGGACGCCCTCAAGGAAACCGGAATGCTTTATGAACAGAAGACAGGAGAGAAAGTTTCGTTCAACTTTGCCGCTTCCAGTCTTCTGGCAAGGCAGATTCAGGAGGGGGCGCCTGGCGACATTTTTTTCTCCGCCGATGAGGGGAAGATGGACGGTCTGGAAAAGGAAGGATTGATTCGAAAAGATATGAGGAAGTCGCTGCTGTCGAATACTCTGGTGATTGTTGTTACGACAGATTCGAATGCAAAATTCTCTTCCGCTGCGGACCTTGTTAACGTGAAAGGAAGTATCGCGATTGCAGAACCGCAGACTGTCCCAGCCGGCATCTATGCGAGAGAATATTTGAAGAAAATTGGAATCTGGGACAAGGTCATGGATCGGCTCATTCCTACCGATAATGTTCGTGCTTCGCTCGCAGCAGTTGAATCGGGCAATGTAGACGCTGGAATCGTGTACAAAACCGATGCCGGCGTATCGAAACGAGTCAGGATCGCGCATGAAATCCCCCGAGGAGAAGGCCCTAAGATCAGTTATCCTCTCGCAGTTCTGACGCACGCAAAGGATTTTCACGCTGCTAAGAAATTCTATGACTTTCTACTGAACCCCAGGGTTCTGGATATTTATCTGAAGTACGGATTTCTGCTCTCCGATTCTTGACAAAAACAGACTTGATAGTCTAGTATAGAAACATTCATATGTTACAGGACACTCTTGAAGGAGAGAACAAATGTTTCAGACGGTAAGTTACATCATGATCAACGTTTCAGAAATGACAAGATCCATCCGATTCTATCGCGATCAACTGGGTATTCCACTGAGATTTGAATCACCAGGATGGACTGAATTTGAAACAGGCTCTACGACTCTTGCTCTTCATTTGGGAGAGGCCATAGCGGACCCGAGTGGTCGCGCCGCCGGCAGTTGCACAATCGGATTTGAGGTACAGAACCTGGATATGGTTTACGAGGAACTAAAAGAGAAGGGTATACGTTTCTCCATGCCGCCCAAGAACCAGGAAAATGAAGGGATTCGTCTAGCCGTGTGTCAGGATCCCGATGGATTATCCATCTCATTTGCAGAGCTACTCAAGAAATAATTTTGAGCAACTTCAATGCAGTCTGAGCATTTTCATGAATGCTGGCTTTCCTTAATTCTGTGTCTTACGGCGCTGAAAGGAACCGCAGAATTTCCAGCATGAGCCGCGCAGCCTGATCAGTTTCAAAAATTGCCTGAGCATGTGCGGAACCCTCCAGGATGATCAGCTCTTTTGGGTCAGGAGTCTGTTCGTATTGCTCGCGAATTTTCACGAGTCGCACAACACCGTCACCGCGTGTATCTTCTCGCGCCACGATAAACAGTTTGCGCCCTTTTACCTTTTGCGGCGGACTATTGAGGATGGATGCAAGGAAAACAATCCGTTCGATTTGACCGGCGATTGAGCGAATAGAAGCATCTGCAGCAGCACCGCCACCCATGCTTGCACCAATAATCGAAATTGTTTTGGCGCCCGACTGGCGCAAATAACGGACCGCGGCTAACAAATCCTGGTACAATGGCGCGCTCATCGGATCTTCCTGGCCCGGACCACGCGATTGTCCATAACCCCGGAAGTCGATCGCTAAAACCCGAAATCCTGCTGCCTGGAGTTCTCGCGCCTGCTTTTGCCAGCTCCCTTTATGAAATCTTCCGCCATGAGCCAGAATCAGTGCATGATCGCCCCTGCCATAAACGTCGCCGAAAATCTCACCACCATCTTCCGTGGGAAATGAAACTGTCACTGCATCATTCGGCTCTGCAGCAACGGTTCCAATGAGTATCAAAAGGAAGGCAACAGAAAAGAAGATCCGGTTGATATACATATCATTGGCTCCTTCATGAAGCAGTATGTAACCTTGAAGCAGACATGTCTATAATGAACCTGCGTTCCGAGTTCAAACCAAGAGAGGTCATGCATGCAGAATGTACGTCGCTTTGTAACTTTGAGCTTATTCATTTTTCTTACGAGCCTGATTGTTGTTGCGCAGAATCCGTATGACCCGGACACGCCGGAAGCGGGGTCTGTTCAAGCTATCGCACGCTATACAACAGAAACGAAATTCGGGAATCCCTGGGTAGCTTATGTTCCGGATTCTTCTACAGTCCCATCTCCTACAAAATATCTGGGACATGTTGTTGGGGCGGCGGGCGAATTATCGCATACAGCAAAGATTTACGGTTACCTTCGCGAACTGGCGAAAGCATCCGACCGCGTGGATGTAGAAGTAATCGGAAAATCAGAAGAGGGGCGCGACATACTTCTCGTGCTTGTATCCGATGGGCAGAACATTAAGAATCTTGCTCAGCTTCAGCAAGCCACAGCGGCGCTGGCCGATCCACGCAAGACATCACCACAAGAAGCGGAACGAATCATCGCGACTGCAAAACCGATTTATTACTTCAACGCAGGGCTGCATTCTACGGAGACCGGAAGTCCGGAGATGGTAATGGAAATGGCCTACAGACTTGCAGTCAGCGAACAACCGCATATCCAAGAGATTCGGCGGAATGTTGTTGTGCTGATCAATCCGGTGTCCGAGCCGGATGGTCGCGACAAAGTTGTGGACTGGTTCTACCGCTACCTGAAAGGAAAAACCGATTTTGACAATCTCCCGAGGCGCACTCCTCCATTCTGGGGTAAGTATGTTTTTCACGATAACAACCGCGACACACATCAGCATGCGTTGAAGCTCACGCAAGCGGTCCACAAAATGTTTTACAACTACCACCCGACCGTCATGCACGATCTGCATGAGTCGATTCCACTGCTTCTGATCTGGAACGGGACTGGGCCGTGGAATCCGAATCTGGATCCCCTTGTAATCAACGAAGCATTTGAAACGGCACTGCATGAAATGACTACGCTTACTGGATTTGGAATGCCGGGAGTGTGGACCTGGGGTTTCGGCGAAGGGTGGGGACATCATTATCTTGATTCATTGGCGATGAACCACAACGCACTGGGACGCGGCTACGAAACGTTCGGCAACTCGACCGCCGAAACGGTCGCGCGCGTGTTGCGTCCGAACCAGGAGCGTTATGTGGATAAGCCTGTCACTGAACCGGATTGGTATCGTCCCTTGCCGCCGGAAAAGAAAATGCAGTGGTCACTCCGCAACAACACCAACTACATGCAAACCGGTTGTCTCGCCGTTTTGAGCTACACAGCAAAACATGGTCAGGAAATGTTGCGAAACTTTTACCGGAGGAGTTATAACTCCTGGCAAAAAGGTGTGAAAGGAAATCCGTATGCATTCGTGATCGCGCCCGATCAAGGGGATCGGCGCCGGGTGGCTCAAATGGTGGAGCTGCTGCGCAGTCACAAAATCGAAGTGCATCGCGCAACAGCAGCGATCAAAGTCAAAGAGGGTGAATTTCCGAAAGGGAGTTACGTAGTGCGGCTCGATCAACCGTATCGAAACTACACTGTGGATTTGCTCGTGCCGCAAGAATTTCCGACCGATACCCCATACGAGCCGTATGATGACATCGCATGGGCGTTTCCGGTGCATTACGGCGTTGAAACCAAACGGATCGATGATGCAGCAATCTTGAAAGTGGGGCTCGAACCACTACCCGCTACTCTTGTTGTGCGCGGTCAGGTGAAGGGAAATGGCCCTGTGTTCCTGCTAAAAGATACAGGGCAGGAGTCGTTGCTGGCAACGCGTGTGCAGCTGGCGAATTTTAAGATCGAGATTGCCGAACAGAATTTCAAAGCCGGTGGAATCGATTATCCGCGAGGCTCCTGGATCATCGCCGGACAGGAAGGACTGCGGCAAGCACTCGATCGTGTAGCGCAGGAGTTGGCGCTGGATTTCGTAAGCGCCGGCAATGCGCCGGATGTGAAGCGGCACGATTCACCACTCCCGCGCATCGGTCTGTGGACAATATGGGCCGATACTGAAATGGCGGGTTGGGTACGGATGACTCTGGATCAGCAAAAGATTCCGTACACGTATCTTCGTGATGAAGAGATTCGCGCAGGCAAGTTGCGCGATCAATTTGATCTCATTATCTACCCTGAAAATTACCAGGATCTCAAAACTCAGATTCATGGAATCGATACAAAGTTCGGCCCGATGCCCTACACAAAAACTGCGCAATTCACTCATCATGGAGTTCCTGTTGCTTCGAATGACATCACCGGCGGAATCGGATGGAAAGGGATAGCAAATCTTGCAGACTTTTTAGAACAGGGCGGTCTGCTGGTGACACTCGGAAACGGCTCGGCGCTTCCGCTGGAAGGGGGACTGGTGCGCAATGTACGCCGCGGCAGCGAGGTCACTTCACCCGGAGTGGAGATCGGAACAAAATTTATTCGATACGATCACCCGCTCGCATATGGTTATCCGGAAACAACTTCGGTTTTTCGCCAATCTTATCAGGTCTATTCGGTGCGTCCTGCGGATCGCCGATGGATTGTGATGCAATGGGGAACGCGCCTGCCGAAACCGGAACGGGAGGTGGAAAAAGAGGATCAAAAAGAGAAGAAGGATGAAAAGAAAGAGGAAGAAGCGCCGATGGTTGTAAGCGGTGGGATGAAGAGCACCGATGATCTTGAGGGACATGCTGCGATTCTGGATTTACCAGCAGGTCGCGGACGCGTAATCGCTTTCAATTTCAATCCGATGCATCGCGATTTGAATCACTCGGATTATCGTTTGCTATGGAATGTGATTCTGAACTGGTCCAGTCTGCCTCCGGCAGTTCCTTGAGCTCTTTAAACGCAGACTCGGCGAATCGTCAACGCCGACATTGAGGTAAAATAGCCTCTAATGCAACGCGCATCCCGCCGCCCGGCGTTCTTAGTGTTGATCACAGCGTTACTAATAACGGCGTCTTTTCTATGTAGCGGCTGTTCCAAAGCGAATCAGCCGGCGATCCCTGATTCACTTCAAAATGAAATCAAGAAGCACCCTCCGGTTGCTGATGGCATGACCCCGTATCGGCTGCAAGTTCCGTCAGTTGCGGTAAGCCCCGGATTCCAGGTAGACAACTCTACATTTAGCGCTTTCGATGGCGTACTGTTCGTCTGTATACGTTCCTTTCCGCGCGAAGAAAGCCTTATCTTCATGAGCGTAAATGAAGGGGCGCTGTGGACTGAGTTAAAGTTGCCCGCGCCTAAACCTTTCTGGGTATCATGCGTTGACTCCGGGGCGCTTGCTTATTTTAGCGATGGCAGCTGGATATTGGATCCGAAGCTGCTGACATGGAGCAAGCTCAGTACAAACCAGCAGGTTACATTTTGGCGGTTTGGTCCAACTGAGTTAACGTGGGAAAACGAAGGCTTACTAGTTAAGAGAGATAAACAATGGGAAAAAGCTGCTCGATTTCCACGCGGTTGGCTCCCTATAACTATCGAAAGAATAAAACGCGATGATGCATCTCAAGCTCTTGTATGGCTTTACAATTCCGATAACAATGTCATTTACGGCCATTACCTTACCGGGCCTGGTTACGCTGACCCCTTAAAGCGGCTGCAGTTCGAGGGGCAAGACCCCACGTCAATGACGAGCCTTTCAGGTAAGTTGATTGCCGCGCTTTCCACGGGAATATTGAAGGAGTCCAATGATCTAGGAGATAACTGGCAGGATTTCGGACGCCCGTATCCCTGGAACTTCCAAGGTGAAAATACAACTTCCCAAAATCCGATTCGAAGTCTTGTGACTGCTGGCACCCGGCTTTACGCTGCCACATCTACGGGTCATTTCTCATATGACTTACGCAACGGCAAATGGGCAAGGTTGCAGAATGTGCCGGATGATATTTCGCGCTTCGTCGTTGTGGGCACGGATCGAGTGCTGGCCGTTGCGCCAACTCACCTTTACGTAGCTACTGGCCTCGATAACTTTCAGCAATGTACCTGGCGCAGCTCTGTTGAAGTGCTTCACGCCGGTATCTCACAGAAGATGCTATTTGCGATAACACGCCCCTTGCATGGTAAAGGTGAAAAGACGATATGGCACAGCGATGATTTCGGGAAGAAATGGTTGCCAGGCCTCATTGGACAAGAGATTTACGATGTGGCCCTGAAAGAGCGAATCGTCCTGGCGTTGACGAATCGTGGACTTCAGACTACGCGTGACGAAAGTGGAAATTGGGAGCCGTGGGGTAGCCAAAATGCTCAGAAGCCGGATGTTTTCGATAAAAATGACCAGATCGAGATAAGCTCCGATCACGTATATCGCCTCAGCAGAGGGAAGGTGAGCCGCCAGCAGAAAGAGGACACAAAATGGCAAGAAATTTCAACTGGCCTGAATGATGCTAATCTCATTTCGATAACCACATCTGATAAAGCAGTCTTCGTTTCGACAGAAGACACCGTGTACACATTCAATCCTGAGCATCTTGTGTGGCGTCCGCTGAATGTCAGGAAGCTGAGCGATATCTCAAGACTCATCGCAAGTGGTTCTTGTGTGTGTGCGGTGATGGGAAATGCGATCCACTGCTTTCGGAACGCAACAGACTCAAATGGCTGGAGACCACGGGCAGTAGGGTTGCGTGGAAAAATTACGGACCTGTGGATTGATCCAGAAGCTGTTCTTCTTGATGGCACCCCCGAAATGCTGGTTGCCGGGAGCGATCAAGGACTCTTTTGGAGTGTGGATGGCGGAGAATCTTTTTCCGAAGCTAGCGAAGATGCTTCAAGGATCTCCAGAGTTAGTTCGATTGCGCGCATGCCAGGAGCATTCGTTATCGCATCTGAACAAAATATTATCTATGTTGTCGACAATGTAGATCGAGGCATTTCCTGGCCAGCAATAATCCGCTTCATTAAGGAAGACATACCGGGAGGATTCTGGACCATTTTGGGGAGTCTCCTGGTTTTGACTTTCTGTTCTACACGATTAGCCTCTCTCCTTCTTCAATTAAACGTGCCGCCGTTCAAATGGATTGCTCCCTGGTTTTATCTAACACCGGTGGGCCGGTGGAAGCTTTATCGCAGATATCGCCATAATATGCGACGCGAGCGCGAGATGACCGTTGTCTCCGAAAGGTATGTCGATCTTCCCTACACCGCGACAGGCCTTTCGGAAGCAGCATCCACAAAATCGATTTCGCAAGCAGCGTGGGAAGAATTGCAGCATAAGGCAGTCACGATTGTAGCGGACGGTGGGCGAGGTAAGAGCACGCTGGCTCGCTACATCGCACTTATGGCGTTAAACGAAGTAGGCGGAAGAAAACACGTTCCCGTATTGGTAGAAGGTTTAGCATATACCGGGAACGTGATTAGCACTGTTACCGGAAGTTTGCGGCGGCATCGGGCATACGTAAATGATACGATAGTAGCCGCACAACTTGAGGCCGGATACCTTCTCGTATTGTTCGATGGATACTCGGAAATTCGCGAGGCTTTTTGGGACGACGCAATGAAGGATATTCCCCAAAAGGTTAAGCAAAATCCTGACGCTAGATTTCTTTTCGCCTCCCGGACTGAGTTGCCCACCGACCTGCGAGATGCTTTAGGACAGCCCGTTGAAATTCAGCTTAGAGACTTATCTAATGACGACATTGTTCCCTTCTTAGCGCGGTACCTACCGGAACCGAGGCCGGCTTCATCAGCACCCGAAATAACAAGCGCGAATCACTCACTGGAGCGGGCTGGCAAACTCAATGACTTGCTTCAGGAACGCCTCCCAAACCTGCCCCGAATTCCACTTATGCTTCGGCTGGTAGCTGAGGTCTATGCTTCAGAAGGAAATGTTCCGAAGGATCTACCTGGTGTCTATTCTAAATTCACTGACAGGCTTCTCCGCCCCGACGCTACAGGAGTCAAGAATTCGGCAGGGTTGATTTTCGGCATATGCCATTTAGTCCGCGAGACGTATCTGCGCAACCCCGGATCGCGCGGCGTGACTGTTAACAGAGCCGTGGAGATTCTTTATGCGGTTAAGGATCCTCTCGAAGGCTTCGGTATTAATCGCCCGGCAATCGAAGTGTTGAATATCCTGATTTCCGCGGGTCTCTACCGGCGCGTTGGCGAGTCTTACCTCAAATTCTTTCACGACACATTTGAAAGTTATTTCGCTGCTCGAGCCCTCATCAATGATTTTGACAGTGAGAAAATGGACTTTGTTAAGACCACGCTCGGCCAGGCTGGCTTAGCTGAAGTCCGTGACTTGCTTGCCATGATTCTGGCTGCAGAGGGTCGGCTCCACGATTTTGTAAGTCGCAGCAAAGTCAAAATCCAAAACATTCCCGCTGGGGTTGAGGATTCAAAACCACTGCCACCGCCGCCTGCTTACTTGCCTCCGGCCAAAGAGGAAAGTGCCGCGGATTGGTTTATGGAGGCAAACATAGCTGAGGGCACGGCAGCGCTAGAAACATTCTGGCAGAAAGGTTCTACTGCAATTCCTCACGTCGTCGATTTGTTAAAACAAATGGAAGATATTTCGAATAGGACTCATCGTGAACAGATTCATGATCGGTTCAAGCAATTCTTTGCCAGTTTTGAAGAGGAATCTGCCAAAGCTCTTGTAGAGCTCGTTCGGACCGGTGATTGGAAAACGGGAAGTGTGGCTGCCGAGTGTTTCGATATCTTTTCGGACGAAGAGGTAAAGGTTGAAGCTGCAAATCAGATTGCCGATTCTTTCATCAACAGCAGCGGCGCTCGATTACTCGAAGAAAAAGATCAAGTACGAAACTGCATCGAAGCGTTGGGTTATCTAGGCGCATTCG encodes the following:
- the modA gene encoding molybdate ABC transporter substrate-binding protein → MNHISAIIFSVVVLLVGTGYQARAEVLVHAAASLADALKETGMLYEQKTGEKVSFNFAASSLLARQIQEGAPGDIFFSADEGKMDGLEKEGLIRKDMRKSLLSNTLVIVVTTDSNAKFSSAADLVNVKGSIAIAEPQTVPAGIYAREYLKKIGIWDKVMDRLIPTDNVRASLAAVESGNVDAGIVYKTDAGVSKRVRIAHEIPRGEGPKISYPLAVLTHAKDFHAAKKFYDFLLNPRVLDIYLKYGFLLSDS
- a CDS encoding VOC family protein, whose product is MFQTVSYIMINVSEMTRSIRFYRDQLGIPLRFESPGWTEFETGSTTLALHLGEAIADPSGRAAGSCTIGFEVQNLDMVYEELKEKGIRFSMPPKNQENEGIRLAVCQDPDGLSISFAELLKK
- a CDS encoding alpha/beta hydrolase, which gives rise to MYINRIFFSVAFLLILIGTVAAEPNDAVTVSFPTEDGGEIFGDVYGRGDHALILAHGGRFHKGSWQKQARELQAAGFRVLAIDFRGYGQSRGPGQEDPMSAPLYQDLLAAVRYLRQSGAKTISIIGASMGGGAAADASIRSIAGQIERIVFLASILNSPPQKVKGRKLFIVAREDTRGDGVVRLVKIREQYEQTPDPKELIILEGSAHAQAIFETDQAARLMLEILRFLSAP
- a CDS encoding peptidase, whose translation is MQNVRRFVTLSLFIFLTSLIVVAQNPYDPDTPEAGSVQAIARYTTETKFGNPWVAYVPDSSTVPSPTKYLGHVVGAAGELSHTAKIYGYLRELAKASDRVDVEVIGKSEEGRDILLVLVSDGQNIKNLAQLQQATAALADPRKTSPQEAERIIATAKPIYYFNAGLHSTETGSPEMVMEMAYRLAVSEQPHIQEIRRNVVVLINPVSEPDGRDKVVDWFYRYLKGKTDFDNLPRRTPPFWGKYVFHDNNRDTHQHALKLTQAVHKMFYNYHPTVMHDLHESIPLLLIWNGTGPWNPNLDPLVINEAFETALHEMTTLTGFGMPGVWTWGFGEGWGHHYLDSLAMNHNALGRGYETFGNSTAETVARVLRPNQERYVDKPVTEPDWYRPLPPEKKMQWSLRNNTNYMQTGCLAVLSYTAKHGQEMLRNFYRRSYNSWQKGVKGNPYAFVIAPDQGDRRRVAQMVELLRSHKIEVHRATAAIKVKEGEFPKGSYVVRLDQPYRNYTVDLLVPQEFPTDTPYEPYDDIAWAFPVHYGVETKRIDDAAILKVGLEPLPATLVVRGQVKGNGPVFLLKDTGQESLLATRVQLANFKIEIAEQNFKAGGIDYPRGSWIIAGQEGLRQALDRVAQELALDFVSAGNAPDVKRHDSPLPRIGLWTIWADTEMAGWVRMTLDQQKIPYTYLRDEEIRAGKLRDQFDLIIYPENYQDLKTQIHGIDTKFGPMPYTKTAQFTHHGVPVASNDITGGIGWKGIANLADFLEQGGLLVTLGNGSALPLEGGLVRNVRRGSEVTSPGVEIGTKFIRYDHPLAYGYPETTSVFRQSYQVYSVRPADRRWIVMQWGTRLPKPEREVEKEDQKEKKDEKKEEEAPMVVSGGMKSTDDLEGHAAILDLPAGRGRVIAFNFNPMHRDLNHSDYRLLWNVILNWSSLPPAVP